In Caldicellulosiruptor obsidiansis OB47, a single window of DNA contains:
- a CDS encoding NAD(P)-dependent alcohol dehydrogenase — MGTMKAIVLEKPKVLKMEIRDRPVIADDEVLVAVKCVGICGSDVHYYEHGKIGRYVVEKPLILGHEASGEVVSVGKNVKKFNVGDKIVIEPGVTCGKCEYCKSGRYNLCPDVKFLATPPVDGALCEYVAVREDYLFKVPNDVDYDIATLVEPLSVGIHGAMRGNVKVGDKVLILGLGPVGLLTILAVKAFGASQVIAVDVQPLRLEAAKELGATHVINAKENNYKQLILEATGNTGPDITFETAGSKETNKTAFEITKRGGRIVLIGLLAESEVPVNINSVVDNEYNVYGVFRYANTYNKAIEVLSCNLEKVKKLVTHRFKLDEAAQAFEFVRENKDKCIKAVIVI; from the coding sequence ATGGGAACGATGAAGGCTATTGTATTAGAAAAACCAAAAGTTTTAAAAATGGAAATAAGGGATAGACCTGTGATTGCGGATGACGAAGTATTAGTTGCTGTCAAATGTGTAGGGATTTGTGGTTCTGATGTTCATTATTATGAACATGGGAAAATAGGTAGATATGTTGTAGAAAAACCATTGATTTTAGGTCATGAGGCAAGCGGAGAAGTTGTCAGCGTAGGGAAAAATGTAAAAAAATTTAATGTTGGAGATAAAATAGTCATCGAACCTGGGGTAACTTGTGGGAAATGTGAATATTGTAAGAGTGGGCGATATAATCTATGTCCTGATGTTAAGTTTTTGGCTACACCGCCTGTTGATGGAGCACTGTGTGAATATGTAGCTGTAAGAGAGGATTATTTGTTTAAGGTTCCCAATGATGTTGATTATGACATAGCAACTTTGGTTGAACCACTGTCAGTAGGTATTCATGGTGCTATGCGGGGAAACGTAAAAGTTGGGGACAAAGTATTGATTTTAGGATTAGGTCCTGTAGGTTTGTTGACCATTTTAGCAGTAAAAGCATTTGGAGCAAGTCAAGTAATAGCAGTAGATGTTCAACCTTTGAGGTTGGAGGCAGCAAAGGAATTAGGAGCAACTCATGTCATAAATGCAAAAGAGAACAATTATAAGCAATTAATACTTGAAGCAACTGGAAATACTGGTCCAGATATAACTTTTGAAACTGCAGGTTCTAAAGAGACAAATAAAACAGCCTTTGAAATAACAAAACGCGGCGGTAGAATAGTCCTTATTGGTTTATTGGCAGAAAGTGAGGTTCCAGTAAATATAAATTCTGTTGTAGATAACGAGTATAACGTTTATGGTGTTTTTAGATATGCAAATACTTATAACAAAGCTATTGAAGTTTTGTCATGCAATTTAGAAAAAGTTAAAAAACTAGTAACTCATAGGTTTAAATTGGATGAGGCTGCACAAGCTTTTGAATTTGTAAGAGAAAATAAAGATAAATGTATAAAAGCGGTGATTGTCATATAA
- a CDS encoding serine hydrolase domain-containing protein yields MAKFDDLSRLLNSFVESGLPGCACAVAKDGEILWEGYFGYADMERKIPMNEGSVFRLASMTKVIVCTAALILYERGKFLLSDPVYEYIPEYKETYVYVKDNNGDLKIEKAKNPVLVKHAFTMTVGLPYPFRESPTAIEMRKVREELTKKYGKYDIVTEAKAMASVPQEFEPGTRWLYGYGHDIVAALIQVISGKKVSEFLKEEIFEPLGMNDTAYRYFGDIEERMVACYRKKEDGTFERTKGLLDEYHERDAVYESGGGGLFSTVRDYIKFSQMLANGGVYKGKRIIGRKTIDLMRTNQLNSTQLLDFNKNNIYLSGYGYGLGVRTLMSINESNFNSSIGEFGWTGALGTYVSIDPSEGFSLVYMHQMIPNMEEYYHLRVRSVAYGCL; encoded by the coding sequence ATGGCGAAATTTGATGATTTGTCAAGATTGTTAAACAGTTTTGTTGAAAGTGGATTACCGGGTTGTGCATGTGCTGTAGCAAAAGATGGAGAGATATTATGGGAAGGATATTTTGGTTATGCAGATATGGAAAGAAAAATACCTATGAACGAAGGCAGTGTTTTTAGATTGGCATCAATGACCAAAGTCATAGTTTGTACAGCTGCTTTAATACTTTACGAAAGGGGTAAGTTTTTGTTAAGTGACCCAGTTTATGAGTATATTCCTGAATACAAAGAAACATATGTGTATGTTAAGGATAATAATGGAGATTTAAAGATAGAAAAAGCCAAAAATCCAGTACTTGTAAAACATGCTTTTACTATGACAGTAGGTTTACCGTATCCTTTCAGAGAATCTCCTACAGCTATTGAAATGAGAAAAGTGAGAGAAGAGTTGACCAAGAAGTATGGCAAATATGACATAGTTACTGAGGCAAAAGCTATGGCGTCAGTACCTCAGGAGTTTGAACCGGGTACTAGATGGTTATATGGATATGGACATGATATAGTTGCAGCTCTTATCCAAGTTATATCTGGGAAAAAGGTGAGCGAATTTCTAAAAGAAGAGATTTTTGAACCGTTAGGTATGAATGATACTGCGTACCGCTATTTTGGTGATATAGAAGAAAGAATGGTTGCATGTTACAGAAAAAAAGAGGATGGAACATTTGAAAGGACAAAAGGGTTATTAGATGAATATCATGAACGAGATGCAGTGTATGAATCAGGAGGAGGGGGACTCTTTTCAACTGTCAGAGATTATATCAAATTTTCGCAAATGTTAGCTAATGGAGGAGTTTATAAAGGTAAGAGGATAATTGGGAGAAAAACTATAGATTTAATGAGGACCAATCAATTAAATAGTACTCAGTTATTAGATTTTAACAAGAATAACATTTACTTGTCTGGATACGGATATGGATTAGGTGTGAGGACGCTGATGAGTATTAACGAGAGCAATTTCAACAGTTCAATTGGAGAATTTGGATGGACTGGTGCTTTGGGAACTTATGTTTCAATTGACCCGAGTGAAGGTTTTTCCTTGGTATACATGCATCAAATGATACCGAATATGGAGGAATACTATCATTTAAGAGTAAGGTCTGTTGCTTATGGTTGTTTGTAA
- a CDS encoding carboxylesterase/lipase family protein yields the protein MLRRVITENGIVEGLPASDPRITVFKGIPFAAPPVGNLRWKPPQPCKNWEGVYKAYTFAPISIQTTPGLDPDNIYTKEWHVDPNVPMSEDCLYLNVWTPARHPEEKLPVMIWFFGGGLQVGYTSEMEFDGERIARRGIVFVSVNYRLNVFGFFAHPEISEENKDGPKANFGLLDQLAGIEWVRRNIAAFGGDPNNITIFGQSAGGGCVTAHVTSPISKGLFQKAIIQSGGGFAPRFNQGYPSLSEAEKMGEEFFKFLGVKNLDEARNLDARVIFEKSEEFGYRWGFVKDGVYIVDDPVKLIMKGNWHKIPLIMGHTANEFIEKPNVDTIEEFKEYAYKKFGEDAEEYIKLCTEGTNDIAQIKEKGKINMFEIGNLMWCEHNAKTKDATIYCYCFEPEIPGDDAGAFHSSELWFVFETLAKCWRPFVGKHYDLARQMCNYWTNFAKKGDPNGLDADGTPMPEWRPYTKEEPFIMLFGDKPCKDPNRPTKLMKFMVNHLFKKLNIE from the coding sequence ATGTTAAGACGGGTAATTACAGAAAATGGAATAGTAGAAGGGCTTCCAGCTTCTGACCCAAGGATAACGGTGTTCAAAGGAATTCCTTTTGCAGCACCTCCTGTTGGCAACTTGAGATGGAAGCCACCTCAGCCATGCAAGAATTGGGAAGGTGTTTACAAAGCTTATACTTTTGCACCCATTTCAATTCAAACTACCCCAGGATTAGACCCTGATAATATTTACACGAAAGAATGGCATGTTGATCCTAATGTGCCCATGAGTGAAGATTGTTTATATTTAAATGTATGGACTCCAGCAAGACATCCTGAGGAAAAATTACCAGTGATGATTTGGTTTTTCGGTGGAGGATTGCAAGTTGGTTATACTTCAGAGATGGAATTTGATGGTGAACGTATAGCTAGAAGAGGAATTGTGTTTGTAAGTGTAAATTATCGATTAAATGTGTTTGGCTTTTTTGCGCATCCTGAGATTTCAGAAGAGAACAAGGATGGCCCCAAAGCCAATTTTGGATTATTAGATCAACTGGCAGGAATTGAATGGGTAAGACGAAATATTGCAGCTTTTGGAGGTGATCCAAACAATATTACTATATTTGGGCAATCTGCGGGAGGAGGCTGTGTAACTGCCCATGTTACATCACCTATTAGCAAAGGGTTATTCCAAAAAGCTATTATACAAAGTGGAGGTGGTTTTGCACCGCGTTTTAACCAAGGATATCCTTCATTAAGTGAAGCTGAGAAGATGGGAGAAGAATTTTTCAAGTTTTTAGGGGTTAAGAACTTAGATGAAGCAAGAAATTTAGATGCAAGAGTAATTTTTGAGAAATCTGAAGAATTTGGTTATAGATGGGGATTTGTAAAAGATGGAGTGTATATAGTTGATGATCCTGTAAAGCTCATAATGAAAGGGAATTGGCATAAGATACCTTTGATAATGGGCCATACTGCAAATGAGTTTATAGAGAAACCAAATGTTGACACAATAGAAGAATTCAAAGAGTATGCATATAAAAAATTTGGTGAAGATGCCGAAGAATATATTAAACTGTGTACTGAAGGAACGAATGATATTGCTCAGATAAAGGAAAAAGGAAAAATAAATATGTTTGAGATTGGGAATTTAATGTGGTGTGAACATAATGCAAAAACTAAGGATGCAACAATTTATTGTTACTGTTTTGAGCCAGAGATTCCAGGTGATGACGCAGGAGCGTTTCATTCATCTGAACTATGGTTTGTTTTTGAGACATTGGCAAAGTGTTGGAGACCATTTGTTGGGAAACATTATGATTTAGCAAGGCAGATGTGTAATTATTGGACCAATTTTGCTAAAAAAGGAGATCCCAATGGATTAGATGCAGATGGTACTCCCATGCCAGAATGGCGACCTTATACTAAAGAGGAACCATTTATAATGTTATTTGGTGACAAACCTTGTAAAGATCCTAATAGACCAACTAAACTAATGAAGTTTATGGTAAATCATCTTTTTAAAAAATTGAATATAGAGTAA
- a CDS encoding alpha-L-fucosidase, protein MEEYLKTIQQGPFSPTWESLRQFKCPQWFLDAKFGIWAHWGPQSVPMYGDWYARNIYREGEPQYYYHWRKYGHPSKVGYKDIVQMWKAEKFNPEELIDLYIKAGAKYFVAQAVHHDNFDNWNSRYHRWNAVNMGPKKDIVGMWCKAARERGLPFGVSEHLAASFSWFAPSKGHDTKGPYKGIPYDGNDPAYEDFYHPNRDEYELEKQQGKIVNWYSPNPQWHMKWFLRIKDLIDQYEPDFLYSDGGVPFGEIGLSIVAHLYNTSAKNHGGINQSVYTQKDTNPEVYKIGVLDIERGAAEDILPHPWQTDTCLGGWFYDVRAVYKTPQQVIEMLVDIVSKGGNLLLNIPQKPDGTLDDECLYILDEIAKWIKVNGEGIYATRPWIKYGEGPTKGQGGAFQEKKLEWTEEDFRFTQKDGKIYAFQMKYPGDHKAIIKSLGLSSGIFVKKIKLLGFENELEFEQLENALVIKLPEKCYSTGYPHCFCIE, encoded by the coding sequence ATGGAGGAGTATTTAAAAACCATCCAACAAGGTCCATTCTCACCAACATGGGAATCTTTACGACAATTCAAATGCCCTCAATGGTTTTTAGATGCTAAGTTTGGTATTTGGGCGCACTGGGGGCCTCAATCGGTTCCTATGTATGGTGACTGGTATGCACGCAATATTTATAGAGAAGGAGAGCCACAGTATTACTACCATTGGCGGAAGTATGGTCACCCTTCAAAAGTAGGTTACAAAGACATTGTTCAGATGTGGAAGGCCGAAAAGTTTAACCCAGAGGAATTAATTGACCTGTATATCAAAGCAGGGGCAAAATATTTTGTCGCTCAGGCTGTTCACCATGATAACTTTGATAACTGGAATTCTCGATACCATAGGTGGAATGCAGTAAATATGGGCCCAAAGAAAGATATTGTTGGAATGTGGTGCAAAGCTGCAAGAGAAAGAGGACTTCCGTTTGGTGTATCAGAACATTTAGCAGCAAGCTTTTCATGGTTTGCACCAAGTAAAGGACATGACACAAAAGGACCATATAAAGGTATCCCATATGATGGAAATGATCCGGCCTATGAGGATTTTTATCATCCAAATAGGGACGAGTACGAGTTGGAAAAACAGCAAGGGAAGATTGTCAATTGGTACTCACCAAATCCACAGTGGCATATGAAATGGTTTTTAAGAATCAAAGATTTGATTGACCAGTATGAACCAGACTTTTTATATTCAGACGGCGGTGTTCCTTTTGGTGAAATTGGGCTGAGTATAGTTGCGCATCTTTACAATACCAGTGCCAAAAATCACGGTGGTATAAATCAATCAGTATACACTCAAAAAGATACAAATCCAGAAGTCTATAAAATTGGTGTTTTGGACATTGAACGCGGAGCAGCCGAAGATATTCTACCTCATCCATGGCAGACCGATACATGTTTAGGTGGCTGGTTTTATGATGTAAGGGCTGTATATAAAACCCCGCAGCAGGTAATTGAAATGCTTGTTGATATTGTCAGCAAAGGTGGAAATCTTCTTTTGAATATTCCACAAAAACCAGATGGCACGCTGGATGATGAGTGTCTCTATATTCTTGATGAGATTGCAAAATGGATAAAAGTAAATGGTGAAGGTATTTATGCTACACGTCCATGGATAAAATATGGAGAAGGTCCGACAAAAGGGCAAGGTGGAGCTTTTCAGGAAAAGAAATTGGAATGGACAGAAGAAGATTTTAGGTTTACCCAAAAAGATGGCAAAATTTACGCTTTCCAGATGAAGTATCCAGGGGATCACAAGGCAATCATCAAAAGTTTGGGACTATCAAGTGGTATTTTTGTAAAAAAGATAAAACTTTTAGGATTTGAAAATGAGCTTGAATTTGAACAGTTGGAAAATGCTTTGGTTATCAAATTGCCAGAAAAGTGCTATAGCACAGGATACCCACATTGTTTTTGCATAGAGTAA